A single genomic interval of Oryza sativa Japonica Group chromosome 7, ASM3414082v1 harbors:
- the LOC4343672 gene encoding COMPASS-like H3K4 histone methylase component WDR5B, translated as MSQQQQAPAPPYRPYRQVRAATPHSRAVSCVRFSPCGRLLATASLDGTVALLSPSSLAAIATLRGHADGVSDISWSTDSFYLCSASDDRTLRIWDVRPVLAGLNPGSGGGGGGAQPADPNADRCIRVLKGHTNFVFSANFNPQTNSTVASGGFDCTVRIWDVKSGRCVRAIDAHSEPVTSVHFIRDGSIIVSGSHDGTCKIWDAGTGSCLKTVIDEKKPAVSFSMFSPNGKFILVAALDDTLKLCNFASGKFLKMYSGHVNRKYCLQSAFSVTNGKYIVSGSEDNCVYIWDLQGKNILQKLEGHTDTVISVSCHPTENKIASGGLDNDRTVRLWLQDG; from the exons AtgtcgcagcagcagcaggcgccggcgccgccgtaccGGCCGTACCGGCAGGTGAGGGCGGCGACCCCGCACAGCCGCGCCGTCTCGTGCGTGAGGTTCTCCCCATGCGGGCGCCTCCTCGCGACGGCGTCCCTCGACGGCACGGTCGCGCTGCTCTCCCCGTCGtcgctcgccgccatcgccaccctGCGGGGGCACGCCGACGGCGTGTCCGACATCTCCTGGTCCACGGACTCGTTCTACCTCTGCTCCGCCTCCGACGACCGCACCCTCCGCATCTGGGACGTCCGCCCCGTCCTCGCCGGCCTCAaccccggcagcggcggcggcggcggcggcgcccagccCGCCGACCCCAACGCCGACCGCTGCATCCGCGTGCTCAAGGGCCACACCAACTTCGTCTTTAGCGCCAACTTCAACCCGCAGACGAACAGCACGGTCGCGTCCGGGGGGTTCGACTGCACCGTGCGCATCTGGGACGTCAAGAGCGGCCGCTGCGTCCGCGCCATCGACGCGCACTCCGAGCCCGTCACCTCCGTCCACTTCATCCGCGACGGCTCCATCATCGTGTCGGGGAGCCATGATGGGACCTGCAAGATTTGGGATGCGGGGACTGGGTCTTGCCTCAAGACGGTCATCGACGAGAAGAAGCCCGCGGTGTCATTCTCCATGTTCTCGCCCAATGGCAAGTTTATCCTCGTCGCCGCGCTCGACGACACACTG AAACTATGCAACTTTGCAAGTGGCAAGTTCTTGAAGATGTACAGTGGACATGTTAACAGAAAGTATTGCCTCCAGTCCGCGTTTTCCGTTACAAATGGGAAGTATATTGTTAGTGGATCAGAAGACAACTGTGTGTACATATGGGATCTCCAAGGGAAGAACATTCTTCAGAAACTTGAAGGCCATACTGACACTGTCATCTCGGTGTCCTGCCATCCAACGGAGAACAAAATTGCGTCGGGCGGCCTCGACAATGATAGGACTGTGAGACTATGGCTTCAAGATGGCTGA
- the LOC4343673 gene encoding amine oxidase [copper-containing] alpha 2, peroxisomal, whose amino-acid sequence MPLRAMLPLPLLLAALAVAAAAAGAPRPHPLDPLSAAELTAVRAAVLASPLVPARPLTFHYVGLDEPDKPDVLSYAYGGGGGASRHALPRRAFVIARAGGESHELRVDVANASSPSVLSHAVHRGAGFPTLTLEEQFAAVALPPKHPPFVESVRRRGVDMDDVLCAVFPVGWFGGDGEPRRSRVAKVLCFVAGATANFYARPLEGVTLVVDLDRMAIVGYRDRVAYPVPKAEGTDYRAGKAGPPYAGPAPAPGVVVQPEGRGFHIDGHVVRWANWEFHVGFDMRAGTVISLASVHDADADAGGARRRRQVLYRGFVSEIFVPYMDPVEEWYYRTFLDAGEYGLGLWAFPLQPGGDCPANAAYLDGHYSGQDGRPVEARNMICVFERYSGDVAWRHTEAGFPNQLITEVRPDVSLVARMVVSAGNYDYILDWEFKTSGSIKLVVSLTGLLEVKATAYAHADEVAQDAHGTLVAENTIAVYHDHYVTYHLDLDVDGTNNSFVKNIVTAVVRDADADAAADTPRRSYWTVRREVAEREADGQVDLGGGAPADLVFVNPGKKTRMGNEVGYRVVPGGAMAASVLADDDFPQRRAAYCKKQVRVTPYSRSEKWASGLYADQSTGGDGLAAWSERDRAIRGEDIVLWYTVGLHHVPYQEDFPVMPTLSGGLELRPSNFFERNPLLTTMPIGHGRPLVNCSCAGGDSISR is encoded by the exons ATGCCACTCCGCGCGatgcttcctctccctctcctcctcgccgcgctcgccgtcgccgctgccgccgcgggcGCACCCCGCCCCCACCCGCTCGaccccctctccgccgccgagcttaccgccgtccgcgccgcggTGCTCGCCTCCCCGCTCGTCCCGGCCCGCCCGCTCACCTTCCACTACGTCGGCCTCGACGAGCCCGACAAACCCGATGTGCTCTCCTACGCctacggcggtggcggcggcgcctcgcGCCACGCCCTCCCGCGCCGCGCGTTCGTCatcgcccgcgccggcggcgagtcccACGAGCTCCGCGTCGACGTCGCCAACGCCTCCTCCCCGTCCGTCCTCTCGCACGCCGTCCACCGCGGCGCCGGCTTCCCGACGCTGACGCTGGAGGAGCAgttcgcggcggtggcgctgccgCCGAAGCACCCGCCGTTCGTGGAgtcggtgcggcggcgcggggtggACATGGACGACGTGCTCTGCGCGGTGTTCCCCGTCGGTTggttcggcggcgacggcgagccccgCCGCAGCAGGGTGGCGAAGGTGCTCTGCTTCGTCGCCGGCGCGACGGCCAACTTCTACGCGCGGCCGCTGGAGGGCGTGACGCTGGTGGTGGACCTCGACCGGATGGCCATCGTCGGGTACAGGGACAGGGTGGCGTACCCGGTGCCCAAGGCGGAGGGGACGGACTACCGCGCCGGCAAGGCCGGGCCGCCGTACGccgggccggcgccggcgcccggcGTGGTGGTGCAGCCGGAGGGCAGGGGCTTCCACATCGACGGCCACGTCGTCAG GTGGGCCAACTGGGAGTTCCACGTGGGCTTCGACATGCGGGCCGGCACGGTCATCTCGCTGGCCTCCGtccacgacgccgacgccgacgccggcggcgcgcggcggcggcggcaggtgctCTACCGCGGCTTCGTGTCGGAGATCTTCGTCCCGTACATGGACCCGGTCGAGGAGTGGTACTACCGCACGTTCCTCGACGCCGGCGAGTACGGCCTCGGCCTCTGGGCCTTCCCGCTCCAGCCCGGCGGCGACTGCCCCGCCAACGCCGCCTACCTCGACGGCCACTACTCCGGCCAGGACGGCCGCCCCGTCGAGGCCAGGAACATGATCTGCGTCTTCGAGCGCTACTCCGGCGACGTCGCGTGGCGCCACACCGAGGCCGGCTTCCCCAACCAGCTG ATCACGGAGGTGCGCCCCGACGTGAGCTTGGTGGCGAGGATGGTGGTGTCCGCCGGCAACTACGACTACATCTTGGACTGGGAGTTCAAGACGAGCGGCTCCATCAAGCTCGTG GTGTCTCTCACCGGTCTCCTCGAAGTGAAGGCGACGGCGTACGCGCACGCCGACGAGGTGGCGCAGGACGCGCACGGCACGCTGGTGGCGGAGAACACCATCGCCGTGTACCACGACCACTACGTGACCTACCACCTCGACCTCGACGTCGACGGCACCAACAACTCCTTCGTCAAGAACATCGTCACCGCCGTCGtgcgcgacgccgacgccgacgcggcggcagACACGCCGAGGCGGAGCTACTGGACGGtgcggcgggaggtggcggagagggaggcggaCGGGCAGGtggacctcggcggcggcgccccggcCGACCTGGTGTTCGTCAACCCGGGGAAGAAGACGAGGATGGGGAACGAGGTCGGGTACCGCGTCGTCCCCGGCGGCGCGATGGCGGCGTCGGTGCTGGCCGACGACGACTTCCCGCAGAGGCGCGCCGCCTACTGCAAGAAGCAGGTGCGGGTGACGCCGTACAGCAGGTCGGAGAAGTGGGCGTCGGGGCTGTACGCCGACCAgagcaccggcggcgacggcctcgcTGCGTGGAGCGAGCGGGACAGGGCGATCCGCGGCGAGGACATCGTGCTGTGGTACACGGTGGGGCTGCACCACGTGCCGTACCAGGAGGACTTCCCGGTGATGCCGACGCTGAGCGGCGGGCTCGAGCTCCGGCCGTCCAACTTCTTCGAGAGGAACCCGCTGTTGACGACGATGCCGATCGGCCATGGCCGGCCTCTCGTCAACTGCTcgtgcgccggcggcgactcCATTTCCAGATGA
- the LOC4343674 gene encoding uncharacterized protein, protein MRDFASCLSQSGVQVAHSSSPGGQNMVQCTYLARLRGKSCSVTVTWSKMTMGQALSVAVDDSSNRCLCKAEIKPWLFSKRKGSKAMEVDGGALDIVWDLSSAKFAAGPEPVEGFYVALVCDLEAVLVLGDMRKDGDHRVSSDVLASNAVMIARKEHVYGKKVYSAKARFLDIGQLHHITIECDTSGLKDPSLEIRIGKKRVMQVKRLAWKFRGNQTVYVDGLPVEVLWDVHDWLFGSSNKCAVFLFQSGQSMEKLLSRSCSQNEKELQAHRFGFTLILNAWKTE, encoded by the coding sequence ATGAGAGACTTTGCATCTTGCTTAAGTCAAAGCGGCGTCCAGGTCGCCCATTCCTCTTCTCCAGGTGGCCAGAACATGGTGCAGTGCACCTACCTAGCCCGCCTCCGTGGCAAATCTTGCAGCGTGACCGTCACCTGGAGCAAGATGACCATGGGGCAGGCTCTGTCCGTCGCAGTCGACGACTCCTCGAATCGTTGCCTTTGCAAGGCAGAGATAAAGCCATGGCTGTTCTCCAAGAGGAaaggttccaaggccatggaggTCGATGGTGGAGCACTGGATATCGTCTGGGACCTGTCCTCTGCGAAGTTTGCGGCCGGGCCAGAACCCGTCGAAGGCTTCTATGTTGCCCTGGTCTGTGATCTTGAAGCTGTTCTTGTGCTCGGCGACATGCGCAAGGATGGGGATCACAGGGTTTCGTCAGATGTATTGGCCTCCAATGCTGTCATGATAGCCAGGAAGGAACATGTTTATGGGAAGAAGGTGTATTCAGCGAAGGCCCGGTTTTTGGACATTGGTCAGCTCCACCATATCACCATAGAGTGTGACACATCGGGGTTGAAGGATCCAAGCCTAGAAATCAGGATTGGCAAGAAGAGAGTCATGCAGGTGAAGAGACTTGCATGGAAGTTCAGAGGAAACCAGACAGTCTATGTTGATGGACTTCCAGTAGAGGTCCTATGGGATGTTCATGACTGGCTATTTGGTTCATCGAATAAATGTGCCGTGTTCTTGTTTCAGTCAGGCCAATCCATGGAAAAATTGCTGTCAAGGTCATGCTCTCAGAATGAAAAGGAGCTTCAAGCGCATCGTTTTGGCTTCACTTTGATACTTAATGCATGGAAGACCGAATAG